In a genomic window of Gadus macrocephalus chromosome 9, ASM3116895v1:
- the bicd1a gene encoding protein bicaudal D homolog 1: MAAGARCGGTVDEYRAEVERLTHELAEANQEKMRAAECGLVVLEENQTLKQQYAELESDQDILKRELEQLQEAFGQAYSNQRKVAEDSETNEETLLRESASKEAYYSGRLLELQTELSLSKSVASNGQAESERLGVVVGDLKENNDLLEVQRSRMREEIKEYKFREGRLLQDYTELEEENITLQKLVSTLKQNQVEYEGLKHEIKVLEEETVLLNSQLEDALRLKDISQGQLEEALDSLKSEREQKNNMRKELAHHISLTDSVYGAGAHLALTVTGVENIKFPEDALGGPGLPLANSGSEDSNRCPGHLHAAGAVLAKINGVEYRPGRKGEGLLPVSDLFSELNLSEMQKLKQQLLQVEREKAALLMTLQESQTQLLHTQGALSEQHERVHRLTERVNAANGLRGDKESEDSQRSEKPDGGTPSPPANDAPHDYDPDIRGFEVLECKYKVAVLEVIDLKAELKALKEKYNKALEAAAERAQGESCRGEDCRAKALDEQVRGLERSCREGRERVGRLEAELRSASAVATESHGMLNTAQDELVTFSEELAQLYHHVCLCNNETPNRVMLDYLRQRRAPRGGSLKGSDDVRALLTPRLARRLAAVAAACSSADSSSPPRSPMDSPSKEAPSGEGQANGITPTTTTNNANASTTNTTNGDRGSPLGCQGSPPRCPLGLSPSLSPGPSEAGSDLRKEPMNIYNLNAIIRDQIKHLQRAVDRSLQLSRQRAAARELAPMLDKDKEACLEEILKLKSLLSTKREQIATLRLVLKANKQTAEGALANLKSKYENEKTMVTETMMKLRNELKALKEDAATFSSLRAMFATRCDEYVTQLDEMQRQLAAAEDEKKTLNSLLRMAIQQKLALTQRLEDLEFDNELTYRGRGTKGPKIRSSPPKSLVDCPQPAAATIPPLSPQVRRGRVPAGPSPYLVVDLQGYRYTALPTGSRLPPFEPRNCLTQPQQPPGT, translated from the exons GCGTTTGGCCAGGCGTACTCCAATCAGCGCAAGGTGGCGGAGGACAGTGAGACCAACGAGGAGACGCTGCTGCGGGAGTCGGCCTCCAAGGAGGCGTACTACTCTGGGCGGCTGCTGGAGCTCCAGACGGAGCTGAGCCTCAGCAAGTCGGTGGCGTCCAACGGCCAGGCGGAGAGCGAGAGGCTGGGCGTGGTCGTGGGCGACCTCAAGGAG AACAACGACCTGCTGGAGGTCCAGAGGAGCAGGATGAGGGAGGAGATCAAGGAGTACAAGTTCCGGGAGGGCCGGCTGCTGCAGGACTAcacggagctggaggaggagaacatcaCCCTGCAGAAACTGGTCTCCACGCTCAAGCAGAACCAG gtgGAGTACGAGGGTCTGAAGCACGAGATcaaggtgctggaggaggagacggtgcTGCTCAACAGCCAGCTGGAGGACGCCCTGCGGCTGAAGGACATCTCCCAGGGCCAGCTGGAGGAGGCGCTGGACTCGCTGAAGAGCGAGCGCGAGCAGAAGAACAACATGAGGAAGGAGCTGGCGCACCACATCAGCCTGACGGACAGCGTGTACGGCGCCGGGGCCCACCTGGCCCTCACCGTCACCGGGGTGGAGAACATCAAGTTCCCCGAGGACGCACTGGGGGGCCCTGGCCTGCCCCTGGCCAACAGCGGCAGCGAGGACAGCAACCGCTGCCCGGGGCACCTGCACGCTGCGGGCGCCGTGCTGGCCAAGATCAACGGCGTGGAGTACCGGCCCGGGCGCAAGGGGGAGGGGCTGCTGCCTGTGTCAGACCTGTTCAGCGAGCTCAACCTGTCGGAGATGCAGAAGCTCAAGCAGCAGCTGCTTCAG GTGGAGCGTGAGAAGGCGGCGCTGCTCATGACCCTGCAGGAGTCTCAGACCCAGCTGCTGCACACGCAGGGCGCCCTCAGCGAGCAGCACGAGCGCGTGCACCGCCTCACCGAGAGGGTCAACGCCGCCAACGGCCTCCGTGGCGACAAGGAGTCGGAGGACTCGCAGCGGAGCGAGAAGCCCGACGGGGGCACGCCCTCGCCGCCGGCCAACGACGCCCCCCACGACTACGACCCGGACATCCGCGGGTTCGAGGTCCTGGAGTGCAAGTACAAGGTGGCGGTGCTGGAGGTGATCGACCTGAAGGCCGAGCTGAAGGCGCTGAAGGAGAAGTACAACAAGGCgctggaggcggcggcggagcgGGCCCAGGGGGAGAGCTGCAGGGGGGAGGACTGCCGGGCCAAGGCGCTGGACGAGCAG GTGCGCGGCCTGGAGCGCAGCTGCCGCGAGGGCCGGGAGCGGGTGGGGCgcctggaggcggagctccgCTCGGCCAGCGCCGTGGCGACGGAGAGCCACGGCATGCTGAACACGGCGCAGGACGAGCTGGTGACCTTCAGCGAGGAGCTGGCGCAGCTGTACCACCACGTCTGCCTGTGCAACAACGAGACGCCCAACCGCGTCATGCTGGACTACCTCCGCCAGCGCCGCGCGCCGCGCGGGGGCAGCCTCAAGGGCTCGGACGACGTCCGGGCGCTGCTCACCCCGCGCCTGGCCCGCCGCCTGGCCGCCGTGGCCGCCGCCTGCTCCTCCGCCGACTCGTCCAGCCCCCCGCGCAGCCCCATGGACTCCCCCTCCAAAGAGGCCCCGTCTGGGGAGGGCCAGGCCAACggcatcacccccaccaccaccaccaacaacgccaacgccagcaccaccaacaccaccaacggaGACAGGGGCTCTCCGCTGGGGTGCCAGGGCagccccccccgctgccccctcggcctctccccctccctgtccccggGGCCCTCGGAGGCGGGCAGCGACCTGCGCAAGGAGCCCATGAACATCTACAACCTCAACGCCATCATCCGGGACCAGATCAAGCACCTGCAGCGGGCGGTCGACCGCTCCCTGCAGCTGTCCCGGCAGCGGGCCGCCGCCCGGGAGCTGGCGCCCATGCTGGACAAGGACAAGGAGGCGTGTCTGGAGGAGATCCTCAAGCTCAAGTCCCTGCTGAGCACCAAGAGGGAGCAGATCGCCACGCTGCGGCTGGTGCTCAAGGCCAACAAGCAG ACAGCAGAGGGGGCACTGGCCAACCTGAAGAGCAAATACGAGAATGAGAAGACCATGGTGACGGAGACCATGATGAAGCTGAGGAACGAGCTGAAGGCTCTGAAGGAAGACGCCGCCACCTTCTCCTCTCTGAGGGCCATGTTCGCCACCAG GTGTGACGAGTACGTGACCCAGCTGGACGAGATGCAGCGGCagctggcggcggcggaggacgaGAAGAAGACGCTGAACTCCCTGCTACGCATGGCCATCCAGCAGAAGCTGGCGCTGACCCAGCGCCTCGAGGACCTGGAGTTCGACAACGAGCTGACCTACCGCGGCCGCGGCACCAAGGGGCCCAAGATCAGGAGCAGCCCGCCCAAA TCTCTTGTAGATTGTCCGCAGCCTGCTGCTGCCACGATACCGCCACTTTCCCCACAAGTAAGGCGAGGGAGAGTCCCAGCGGGCCCCAG TCCTTACCTGGTGGTGGACCTCCAGGGGTACCGCTACACAGCCCTCCCCACTGGCTCCCGGCTCCCCCCCTTTGAACCCCGGAACTGCCTGACCCAGCCACAACAACCCCCTGGTACCTAA